From one Nonomuraea polychroma genomic stretch:
- a CDS encoding MarR family winged helix-turn-helix transcriptional regulator, protein MTEDPRDEVDRLVAAWRAERPDLDVEPLQVLSRVSRLAKHLDRARRAAFAEHGLEPWEFDVLTALRRAGKPYELSPGALLRATLVTSGTMTNRIDRLAQAGLVRRRPDPEDRRGVLVSLTDTGLARVDAAFADLLRREHDLLSGLDLDDQRTLSSLLRTLLAPFDSP, encoded by the coding sequence ATGACGGAGGATCCGAGAGACGAGGTCGACCGCCTCGTCGCGGCTTGGCGAGCGGAACGCCCCGACCTTGACGTCGAGCCGCTCCAGGTGCTCTCTAGAGTGTCACGACTCGCCAAGCATCTCGACCGTGCCCGGCGAGCCGCGTTCGCCGAGCATGGTCTGGAGCCATGGGAGTTCGACGTGCTGACGGCGCTGCGGCGGGCCGGGAAGCCGTACGAGCTCAGCCCTGGGGCGCTGCTGCGCGCCACCCTCGTCACCTCGGGGACCATGACCAACCGCATCGACCGCCTCGCCCAGGCCGGGCTCGTCCGGCGGCGTCCCGATCCCGAGGACCGGCGCGGCGTGCTGGTGTCCCTGACGGACACGGGGCTGGCCCGGGTCGACGCCGCCTTCGCCGACCTGCTCAGGCGGGAGCACGATCTCCTGTCCGGGCTCGACCTGGACGATCAGCGCACCCTCTCTTCCCTCCTCCGCACGCTCCTCGCACCCTTCGACTCCCCCTGA
- a CDS encoding C40 family peptidase, whose protein sequence is MTNRLALLSLTFTGGLFVTFAAIPTTAVRAAALPTPAATPSKDAQPALWGPGLRLEPRTWPLTALPPMWPMHAAPATWPLAALPLAEAQTALPGTAPQSAFPTAGPRIAPPTTAAQSPFLQKPKRKTTKGQIAASAALDQLGVSFSWGGGSAKGPTLGIGRGAHTRGFDCSGLTLYAWAQAGVTLSHYTGAQFRQGRRIAPGSRRVGDLLFFGGGTGDPTHVALYLGRGIMIHAPKTGDVVKKTNFLRSPYYRATFRGTVRPG, encoded by the coding sequence ATGACCAACCGTCTTGCTCTTCTCTCGCTCACCTTCACAGGCGGGCTCTTCGTGACCTTTGCGGCGATCCCCACCACAGCGGTCCGCGCCGCGGCCCTGCCCACCCCCGCTGCAACCCCCTCCAAGGACGCACAGCCCGCACTGTGGGGCCCAGGACTCCGGTTGGAGCCGCGGACGTGGCCCCTGACCGCGCTACCACCCATGTGGCCCATGCACGCGGCACCCGCCACGTGGCCCCTCGCCGCACTACCGCTCGCCGAGGCCCAGACCGCCCTGCCCGGCACAGCACCCCAGTCCGCATTCCCCACCGCAGGCCCTCGCATCGCACCGCCCACCACGGCAGCCCAGTCCCCGTTCCTGCAGAAGCCCAAGCGGAAGACCACCAAGGGCCAAATCGCCGCCTCCGCCGCCCTCGACCAACTGGGCGTCTCCTTCTCCTGGGGCGGAGGCTCCGCGAAGGGCCCCACCCTCGGCATAGGCCGAGGCGCGCACACAAGAGGCTTCGACTGCAGCGGCCTGACCCTCTATGCCTGGGCCCAGGCAGGCGTGACCCTGAGCCACTACACGGGCGCCCAGTTCCGCCAGGGCCGCAGGATCGCGCCCGGCTCCCGCCGCGTCGGCGACCTGCTCTTCTTCGGCGGCGGCACAGGCGACCCCACCCACGTGGCGCTCTACTTGGGACGAGGAATCATGATCCACGCCCCCAAGACCGGCGATGTGGTCAAGAAGACAAACTTCCTCAGATCGCCCTACTATCGCGCCACCTTCCGAGGCACCGTACGCCCAGGCTAA
- a CDS encoding CYTH and CHAD domain-containing protein — protein MRGAVGIEIEDKFDVPQEYVIPDLSGLADVVGPKSYQLVALYYDTPDLRLAARGVTLRRRRGGDDAGWHLKLPKAKGVRQEITHPLTRSTKIVPPELAELVRAYTRGADLQVVAELDTRRTVTVLLDGETKLVEIADDRVKGTDHRVEDKVVRWREVEAELLDDTRQALLTKVGKRLRKAGATPSGSASKLAKLLDPTPPARAATVPGSAGEIVVNYLASQVSALLSQDPRVRRAEDDAVHQMRVACRRLRSAMKAFKTVVVDTGELQEELQWLGNVLGEARDLEVTRARFAKLLAGVAPELIIGPIHTRLGWDLHKREEEAYERIKETLSGDRYYALLNALDELIAEPKLGKAAAKPAQERLSAIAAAGWNRVTRAYDFAQAIEDLERREIAMHDVRKAAKRARYTAEALQPTLGKDMARLAKLAAGIQEVLGTHQDGVVAQETLAKEAESARQAGEDTFTYGLLVGIERNIADRAHADFPRVWAETVKAAGKLL, from the coding sequence ATGCGAGGTGCAGTGGGCATCGAGATCGAGGACAAGTTCGACGTTCCTCAGGAATACGTGATCCCGGATCTGAGTGGTCTGGCCGACGTCGTGGGCCCGAAGAGTTACCAGCTCGTGGCCCTTTACTATGACACGCCCGACCTGCGGCTGGCCGCCCGAGGCGTCACGCTCAGGCGACGACGAGGCGGCGACGACGCCGGCTGGCACCTGAAACTGCCCAAGGCCAAGGGCGTGCGCCAGGAGATCACCCATCCGCTCACTCGCAGCACCAAGATCGTGCCTCCGGAACTGGCCGAACTCGTCCGCGCCTACACCAGGGGCGCCGATCTCCAGGTGGTCGCCGAACTGGACACCCGCAGGACCGTCACAGTCCTGCTCGACGGGGAGACCAAGCTGGTCGAGATCGCCGACGACCGCGTCAAGGGCACCGACCACAGGGTCGAGGACAAGGTCGTGCGCTGGCGCGAGGTCGAGGCCGAGCTGCTCGACGACACCCGCCAGGCGCTGCTGACCAAGGTCGGCAAGCGGCTCAGGAAAGCCGGCGCCACGCCGTCCGGCAGCGCCAGCAAGCTGGCCAAGCTGCTCGACCCCACCCCGCCGGCCAGGGCCGCCACCGTGCCGGGCTCGGCCGGCGAGATCGTCGTCAACTACCTGGCGAGCCAGGTGTCCGCACTGCTCTCGCAGGATCCACGGGTACGCAGGGCCGAGGACGACGCCGTGCACCAGATGCGCGTGGCGTGCCGCCGGCTGCGTAGCGCGATGAAGGCGTTCAAAACCGTCGTCGTCGACACCGGCGAGCTCCAGGAGGAGCTGCAGTGGCTCGGCAACGTGCTCGGCGAGGCCCGCGACCTGGAAGTGACCAGGGCCCGCTTCGCCAAACTGCTCGCCGGCGTGGCTCCCGAGCTGATCATCGGCCCGATTCACACCAGGCTCGGCTGGGACCTGCACAAACGCGAAGAAGAGGCGTACGAGCGGATCAAGGAGACGCTCAGCGGCGACCGCTACTACGCCCTGCTCAACGCCCTCGACGAGCTCATCGCCGAGCCGAAGCTGGGCAAGGCGGCGGCCAAGCCGGCGCAGGAGCGGCTCAGCGCCATCGCGGCGGCCGGCTGGAACAGGGTGACCAGGGCATACGACTTCGCCCAGGCCATCGAGGACCTCGAACGCCGTGAGATCGCCATGCACGACGTGCGCAAAGCGGCCAAACGCGCTCGCTACACCGCCGAAGCGCTGCAACCCACCCTCGGCAAGGACATGGCCAGGCTGGCAAAGCTGGCGGCGGGCATCCAGGAAGTACTGGGGACGCACCAGGACGGCGTGGTCGCACAGGAAACGTTGGCGAAGGAGGCGGAGAGCGCCCGTCAGGCAGGTGAGGACACCTTCACGTACGGGCTGCTGGTCGGGATAGAACGCAACATCGCAGACCGGGCACACGCCGACTTCCCCAGGGTATGGGCGGAAACTGTCAAAGCAGCGGGGAAGCTTCTGTAA
- a CDS encoding NUDIX hydrolase: MTDLLRAAGAVVWRGAESSPEVAVIHRPTYDDWTFPKGKLKTGEHVIAAALREVREETGMTVALGRALPPVHYISRGRLKRVDYWTARAVADDGFTPGDEVDELRWLPLEEAKALLTYEWDAGLLRALAVAPLETVPLVLVRHGSAGSRNEWTGDDALRPLDTDGRSQAAALATALPAYRPEVLVSSPSARCMQTLEPYGAALDGEIRIEPLLSEESQDPHKTPALVREITVPAAVCSHGKVLPELIHALSGKDVHLRKGAFAVLHKTGGQVVSVERYAA, from the coding sequence ATGACTGACCTGCTCCGCGCCGCCGGAGCCGTGGTCTGGAGGGGCGCCGAGAGCAGCCCCGAAGTCGCTGTCATTCACCGACCCACCTACGACGACTGGACCTTCCCCAAGGGCAAGCTGAAGACCGGGGAACACGTGATCGCCGCCGCCCTCCGCGAGGTACGCGAGGAGACCGGCATGACCGTCGCGCTCGGCCGTGCCCTGCCGCCCGTCCACTACATCAGCAGGGGCCGGCTCAAGCGGGTCGACTACTGGACGGCACGGGCGGTGGCCGACGACGGATTTACACCCGGGGATGAAGTGGACGAGCTGCGCTGGCTTCCGCTGGAGGAGGCCAAGGCGCTGCTGACGTACGAATGGGACGCGGGCCTGCTGCGAGCCCTGGCCGTGGCGCCGCTCGAGACCGTTCCTCTCGTCCTCGTCCGGCACGGCTCGGCCGGCTCCAGGAACGAGTGGACCGGCGACGACGCGCTGCGGCCGCTGGACACCGACGGCCGCTCCCAGGCGGCCGCCCTGGCCACCGCGCTGCCCGCGTACCGGCCGGAGGTGCTGGTGAGCTCCCCCAGCGCCCGCTGCATGCAGACGCTGGAACCGTACGGTGCCGCGCTCGATGGCGAGATCAGGATCGAGCCGCTGCTCAGCGAGGAGAGCCAGGACCCGCACAAGACGCCGGCCCTGGTCAGGGAGATCACGGTGCCCGCCGCCGTGTGCAGTCACGGCAAGGTGCTGCCTGAGCTGATCCATGCGCTGAGCGGCAAGGACGTGCACCTGCGCAAGGGCGCGTTCGCCGTGCTGCACAAGACGGGCGGGCAGGTCGTGAGCGTGGAGCGCTACGCGGCCTGA
- a CDS encoding glyoxalase: MIKALHHVQLAAPKGSEPLLRDFYVGVLGLREVAKPPKLAERGGAWFRGDGVEVHLGIEDDFRPARKAHPAFLVDDLDAYAAKLPDAVPDDLLPGYRRLYVSDPVGNRIELLQLV; this comes from the coding sequence ATGATCAAAGCGCTGCATCACGTCCAGCTCGCCGCGCCCAAAGGCAGCGAGCCGCTGCTCAGAGACTTCTACGTGGGCGTGCTCGGCCTGCGTGAGGTGGCAAAGCCGCCGAAACTCGCCGAACGCGGCGGCGCCTGGTTCCGGGGCGACGGCGTGGAGGTCCATCTCGGCATCGAGGACGACTTCAGGCCCGCGCGCAAGGCCCATCCGGCCTTTCTGGTGGACGACCTCGACGCGTACGCCGCCAAGCTGCCTGACGCGGTCCCCGATGACCTTTTGCCGGGTTATCGGCGCCTCTATGTCTCTGATCCGGTCGGGAACAGAATCGAACTCCTGCAATTAGTGTGA
- a CDS encoding ABC-F family ATP-binding cassette domain-containing protein codes for MNLVNLESVSHAYGPKPLLSDVSLGVEAGERIGVVGRNGGGKTTLMSVIAGDVRPDTGRVTHTRGLRVGFLSQQDTLDPAAAVRDIVLGAMAEHEWAGDQRVREILANLIGDLDLDAKSGELSGGERRRTALAQLLIDDHDLIMLDEPTNHLDIEAIAWLAGHLAARKSALLVVTHDRWFLDAVSTRTWEVVDGRVERYEGGYAAYVLAKAERERIAQAAEDRRQNLMRKEIAWLRRGPPARTSKPKFRIDAAQALIANEPPPRETVELMKFAAARLGKTVYDLDDVTLHAGGPATGPLVLDRCTWQFGPGDRIGLIGVNGSGKSSVLRLLADTLKPDSGRVVRGKTVRLAHLSQELTDLDPTRRVLESVEEVRKYLQLGKREWTASQLLERLGFRGEAQWKVIGDLSGGERRRLQLLRLLMDDPNVLLLDEPTNDLDIETLNELEDLLDGWPGTLILVSHDRYFLERVADRCVALLGDGKLSLLPGGVDEYLERRAAGTALTARLGTATVSLGGLSGSVDAGRGPGTTSTGTSASDQAPSGLSAREERELRKELNRLERQLDKLTDQEARLHTAMAEAASDYAKLGTLDAELREITAQKDTIESEWLELADRLGD; via the coding sequence ATGAATCTGGTCAATCTTGAGTCGGTCTCCCATGCCTACGGGCCCAAGCCGCTCCTCAGTGACGTGTCCCTCGGCGTCGAGGCAGGCGAGCGGATCGGCGTCGTCGGGCGCAACGGGGGCGGCAAGACGACCCTCATGTCGGTCATCGCCGGCGACGTGCGCCCCGACACCGGGCGTGTCACGCACACCCGGGGCCTGCGGGTCGGTTTCCTGTCGCAGCAGGACACGCTCGATCCGGCCGCGGCCGTGCGGGACATCGTCCTGGGCGCGATGGCCGAGCACGAGTGGGCCGGTGACCAGCGGGTCAGGGAGATCCTGGCGAACCTGATCGGGGACCTCGATCTCGACGCCAAGAGCGGCGAACTCTCGGGAGGCGAGCGCAGGCGTACGGCCCTGGCGCAGCTGCTCATCGACGACCATGACCTGATCATGCTGGACGAGCCCACCAACCACCTCGACATCGAGGCGATCGCGTGGCTGGCCGGGCACCTGGCGGCCAGGAAGAGCGCACTGCTGGTGGTGACCCACGATCGGTGGTTCCTCGACGCCGTGTCCACCCGCACCTGGGAGGTCGTGGACGGGCGCGTCGAGCGGTACGAGGGAGGCTACGCCGCCTACGTGCTGGCCAAGGCCGAGCGGGAACGCATCGCCCAGGCCGCCGAGGATCGCCGCCAAAACCTCATGCGCAAGGAGATCGCCTGGTTGCGACGCGGCCCGCCCGCCCGGACATCCAAGCCGAAGTTCCGCATCGACGCCGCCCAGGCGCTGATCGCCAACGAGCCGCCGCCGCGAGAGACCGTCGAGCTGATGAAGTTCGCCGCGGCCCGGCTCGGCAAGACCGTCTACGACCTGGATGACGTCACCCTGCACGCGGGCGGGCCGGCCACCGGGCCGCTGGTGCTCGATCGGTGCACGTGGCAGTTCGGGCCGGGCGACCGCATCGGTCTGATCGGCGTCAACGGGTCAGGGAAGTCGTCGGTGCTGCGGCTGCTCGCTGACACGCTCAAGCCCGACTCCGGCCGCGTGGTCAGAGGCAAGACGGTACGCCTCGCACACCTGTCCCAGGAGCTGACCGACCTCGATCCGACGCGGCGGGTGCTGGAGTCGGTCGAGGAAGTGCGGAAGTACCTCCAACTCGGCAAGAGGGAGTGGACCGCCTCCCAGCTCCTCGAACGCCTGGGCTTTCGCGGCGAGGCGCAGTGGAAGGTCATCGGCGACCTCTCCGGCGGCGAACGGCGCCGGCTTCAGCTGCTCAGGCTGCTCATGGACGACCCGAACGTCCTGCTGCTCGACGAGCCGACCAACGACCTCGACATCGAGACGCTCAACGAGCTGGAAGACCTGCTGGACGGCTGGCCGGGCACGCTCATCCTGGTGAGCCACGACCGCTACTTCCTGGAGCGGGTGGCCGATCGCTGCGTCGCACTGCTGGGCGACGGCAAGCTGTCGCTGCTGCCCGGCGGGGTGGACGAATATCTGGAGCGGCGCGCGGCGGGCACCGCCTTGACCGCACGTCTCGGCACCGCCACGGTGTCTCTCGGCGGCCTGTCCGGTTCCGTCGATGCCGGCAGAGGACCGGGGACGACGTCGACCGGGACCTCAGCGTCCGATCAGGCGCCGTCCGGGTTGTCGGCGAGGGAGGAGCGGGAACTCCGCAAGGAGCTCAACCGCCTGGAACGCCAGCTCGACAAGCTGACCGACCAGGAGGCCCGCCTCCACACGGCCATGGCGGAGGCTGCCAGCGATTACGCCAAGCTGGGCACGCTGGACGCCGAACTACGCGAGATCACGGCCCAGAAGGACACGATCGAGTCGGAGTGGCTCGAGCTGGCCGACCGCCTCGGGGACTGA
- a CDS encoding 4-(cytidine 5'-diphospho)-2-C-methyl-D-erythritol kinase: MSSVTVRVPAKVNVQLSVGPLREDGFHDLVNVFHAVSIFDEVVAKESESITVSVKGKWSDQVPVDDSNLAIRAARALAKHAGRTYGAELIIQKDIPVAGGMAGGSADAAGALVACNELWGLGLPFDDLMEIAGDLGSDVPFSLLGGTAVGTGRGEQLSELPTGGTFHWVFALANGGLSTASVYAECDRLRAAEGAEVPWPQLNDSLMEALGTGDAYALGAHLSNDLQPAALNLRPELAPTLDAGRQHGALGAIVSGSGPTCAFLAIDALHARDLALSLTTTGAAHTAVPAHGPVRGATLV; encoded by the coding sequence ATGAGTTCGGTGACCGTACGCGTGCCCGCGAAGGTCAACGTGCAGCTTTCTGTCGGCCCGCTCAGGGAAGATGGCTTTCACGACCTGGTCAACGTCTTCCACGCAGTGTCGATCTTCGATGAGGTGGTGGCGAAGGAGTCCGAGTCGATCACTGTGTCGGTCAAGGGGAAATGGTCCGACCAGGTGCCGGTCGACGACAGCAACCTGGCGATCCGGGCCGCTCGCGCACTTGCCAAACACGCGGGACGCACCTACGGCGCCGAACTGATCATCCAGAAGGACATCCCGGTCGCGGGCGGGATGGCCGGCGGCAGCGCCGACGCCGCCGGGGCTCTCGTCGCCTGCAACGAGCTCTGGGGGCTGGGCCTGCCCTTCGACGATCTCATGGAGATCGCCGGAGACCTCGGCAGCGATGTGCCGTTCTCCCTGCTCGGCGGTACCGCCGTCGGCACCGGACGGGGCGAGCAGCTGAGCGAGCTCCCCACGGGCGGCACGTTCCACTGGGTGTTCGCCCTGGCGAACGGCGGCCTCTCCACGGCCAGCGTCTACGCCGAATGCGACCGGCTCCGCGCCGCCGAGGGCGCCGAGGTCCCGTGGCCCCAACTGAACGACTCGCTCATGGAGGCTCTGGGCACCGGCGACGCGTACGCCCTGGGCGCCCACCTGAGCAACGACCTCCAGCCCGCCGCGCTCAACCTCCGCCCGGAGCTGGCGCCGACCCTGGACGCCGGCCGTCAGCACGGGGCCCTCGGCGCGATCGTCTCCGGGTCGGGTCCCACCTGTGCCTTCCTGGCCATCGACGCCCTCCACGCCCGCGACCTGGCCCTCAGCCTGACCACCACAGGCGCCGCCCACACCGCCGTCCCCGCCCACGGCCCCGTCCGCGGCGCCACCCTCGTCTAA
- the iscB gene encoding RNA-guided endonuclease IscB, with protein MFALASDGTPLDPCHPARARRLLKAGRAVVARHTPFAIRLKDRSAEQSEIQGVEVSLDPGSRHTGMSLFRAHDGTRYGLFGIRLDHRGGKIRDKLAARTAYRRRRRTANLRYRAPRFANRTRPDGWLPPSLRHRVDTVISWVQRLRRLAPIRALHVETVRFDTHALPAGRPLEGTGYQHGTLHGYETREYLLTKWGRACAYCGTTGTPLNIDHIQPRSRGGSDRISNLTVACMPCNQAKNNMPVTDFLAGRPAVLARILAQAKAPLRDAAAVNTTRWALYTALTATGLPVRCGSGGRTKWNRHRTGAPKSHTLDALHVADLDRVASWPGRVLVIAATGRGSYCRTATDRFGFPRLRLPRTKQIFGYQTGDLVRAIIRKGKHPGSHTGRVVIRTSGSHTVQTASGPIKTSHKHLRLLQRANGYAYTTKKEEHRCAS; from the coding sequence GTGTTCGCCCTGGCCTCCGACGGCACGCCGCTGGATCCCTGCCATCCCGCCCGTGCCCGCAGGCTCCTGAAGGCGGGGCGGGCGGTGGTGGCCCGGCACACCCCGTTCGCCATCCGGCTGAAGGACCGCTCCGCCGAGCAGTCCGAGATCCAGGGTGTGGAGGTCTCCCTGGACCCGGGCAGCCGGCACACCGGCATGAGCTTGTTCCGCGCCCACGACGGCACCCGATACGGCCTGTTCGGCATCCGGCTCGATCATCGCGGCGGTAAGATCCGCGACAAGCTCGCGGCTCGGACCGCCTACCGCAGGCGTCGTCGCACCGCGAACCTGCGCTACCGTGCCCCCCGGTTCGCCAACCGCACCCGCCCGGACGGCTGGCTCCCACCGAGCCTGCGGCACCGCGTGGACACCGTCATAAGCTGGGTGCAGCGACTGCGCCGCCTCGCCCCGATTCGGGCGCTCCACGTGGAAACCGTGCGCTTCGACACTCACGCCCTGCCCGCAGGCAGGCCACTGGAGGGCACCGGGTATCAGCACGGCACCCTGCATGGTTATGAGACCCGCGAATACCTGCTGACCAAATGGGGGCGGGCCTGCGCCTACTGCGGAACGACCGGCACCCCACTGAACATCGACCACATCCAGCCCCGCTCCCGAGGCGGCTCGGACCGGATCAGCAACCTGACCGTCGCCTGCATGCCGTGCAACCAGGCAAAGAACAACATGCCGGTCACCGACTTCCTAGCAGGCCGCCCGGCCGTCCTGGCTCGGATACTTGCTCAGGCCAAGGCACCGCTGCGAGACGCCGCCGCCGTGAACACCACCCGCTGGGCGCTGTATACGGCGTTGACGGCGACCGGCCTGCCCGTGCGCTGCGGCAGCGGCGGCCGCACCAAATGGAACCGGCACCGCACCGGCGCCCCCAAATCCCACACCCTGGACGCCCTCCACGTGGCCGATCTCGACCGTGTCGCCTCCTGGCCAGGCCGGGTACTGGTGATTGCCGCCACCGGGCGGGGCTCCTACTGTCGGACAGCCACCGACAGGTTCGGCTTCCCCCGGCTGCGCCTGCCCCGCACGAAGCAGATTTTCGGGTATCAGACCGGCGATCTCGTACGCGCGATCATAAGGAAAGGCAAGCACCCCGGGTCCCACACTGGTCGGGTTGTCATCCGCACCTCCGGTAGCCACACCGTGCAGACCGCCAGCGGCCCTATCAAGACCTCGCACAAGCATCTCCGCCTGCTCCAACGAGCAAACGGCTACGCCTACACCACCAAGAAGGAAGAACACCGGTGCGCATCCTGA
- a CDS encoding trans-aconitate 2-methyltransferase: MSRDIWDPVTYAVYADERSRPFIELISRVGAVNPDYVVDAGCGSGELTVELGNRWPNATIEGFDSSPAMITKARQLKSSARFAVADVATWRPDRPMDVIVSNAVLQWVPAHRDVLEHWMEGLAAGGWLAFQVPGNFDAPSHVAIRELCASRAWSDKLSDVTRANPVDDAAGYLDLLNQGGTQVDAWETTYVHVLQGENPVLDWVSGTALRPIFDRLDPDEQRRFKADLAGPLAEAYPARRYGTPFPFRRVFVVAQK, from the coding sequence ATGTCAAGAGATATCTGGGACCCGGTGACCTACGCGGTCTATGCGGACGAGCGGTCGCGGCCGTTCATCGAGCTGATCTCCAGAGTGGGGGCGGTCAATCCCGATTATGTCGTGGACGCCGGCTGCGGCAGCGGTGAACTCACTGTGGAGCTGGGCAATCGCTGGCCCAACGCGACGATCGAGGGCTTCGACTCCTCGCCCGCGATGATCACCAAGGCGCGTCAGCTGAAGTCCTCTGCCAGGTTCGCGGTCGCCGACGTGGCGACCTGGCGGCCGGACCGGCCCATGGACGTGATCGTCTCCAACGCCGTCCTGCAGTGGGTGCCCGCGCACCGAGACGTGCTGGAGCACTGGATGGAGGGGCTGGCCGCGGGCGGCTGGCTGGCTTTCCAGGTGCCGGGCAACTTCGACGCGCCGAGCCACGTCGCGATCCGCGAGCTGTGTGCCTCGCGGGCCTGGTCCGACAAGCTGAGCGACGTCACCAGGGCCAACCCGGTCGATGACGCCGCCGGCTACCTCGATCTGCTCAACCAGGGCGGCACCCAGGTGGACGCCTGGGAGACGACGTACGTGCACGTGCTCCAGGGCGAGAACCCCGTGCTGGACTGGGTGTCCGGCACCGCCCTGCGCCCGATCTTCGACCGGCTCGACCCGGACGAGCAGCGGCGGTTCAAGGCCGATCTGGCCGGGCCGCTCGCCGAGGCGTATCCGGCCAGGCGTTACGGCACTCCGTTCCCGTTCAGGAGGGTCTTCGTGGTGGCCCAGAAATGA